A DNA window from Ipomoea triloba cultivar NCNSP0323 chromosome 10, ASM357664v1 contains the following coding sequences:
- the LOC116031568 gene encoding p21-activated protein kinase-interacting protein 1-like has product MSLIAGSYEHFIWGYKLKSPKDVQNLDLTPLFSFPSHLSTIKCADVSGSVAVSGGSDDTIKIYDLSTCSEIGSLHESATINSLAFYTPPSLSFPLNLISAADDGSVSLYYADPFVHLKTVKVHKKGVNSLSIHPTGGLALSVGQDKCLAMVDLERGRRIFYNSLGKEASIVKFNETGKTFYMVMDEKVSVYESEDARIVSEFNNAKRVLCAASGEGGILFTGGEDRNITAWDTKSGKVAHRIDDAHSARVKGIVVLSNNDEEYPYLVASASSDGNIRVWDVRMKSNPLAMANTKSRLTCLAGSSIKYGKFCFKRKRRRSSGVLFD; this is encoded by the exons ATGAGTCTAATTGCCGGTTCCTACGAGCATTTCATATGGGGGTACAAACTTAAATCTCCAAAAGATGTTCAAAACCTTGATTTAACTCCcctcttttccttcccttccCACCTCTCCACCATCAAATGCGCCGACGTTTCCGGCTCTGTCGCCGTCTCTGGTGGTTCTGATGACACCATTAAAATCTATGACCTCTCCACTTGCTCCGAAATTGGCTCCCTCCACGAATCTGCCACCATCAATTCCCTCGCATTCTACACCCCTCCGTCCCTCTCCTTCCCGCTCAACCTTATCTCCGCCGCTGATGACGGCTCAGTCTCCCTCTACTACGCTGATCCCTTTGTTCACCTCAAAACTGTGAAGGTTCACAAAAAAGGCGTCAATTCCCTTTCTATCCACCCCACAGGGGGGCTGGCTCTCTCGGTGGGCCAAGATAAATGCTTAGCTATGGTTGATTTGGAGAGAGGGAGGAGGATTTTTTACAACAGTTTGGGCAAAGAAGCCTCAATTGTGAAATTTAATGAAACTGGCAAAACATTCTACATGGTTATGGATGAAAAAGTTTCAGTATACGAGTCTGAGGATGCAAGAATAGTTTCGGAATTTAATAATGCAAAGCGAGTTCTATGTGCTGCTTCAGGAGAG GGTGGTATATTGTTTACTGGAGGAGAGGACAGGAATATTACGGCATGGGACACAAAAAGTGGAAAAGTCGCACATAGGATTGATGATGCACATTCAGCCCGTGTTAAAGGCATTGTTGTACTCTCCAACAATGATGAAGAGTATCCATATTTAGTAGCATCTGCATCATCAGATGGCAACATACGTGTATGGGATGTTCGCATGAAATCAAATCCACTGGCAATGGCCAATACAAAATCCAGGCTCACTTGTCTAGCTGGATCATCCATCAAAT ATGGGAAATTCTgcttcaaaagaaaaagaagacgGAGCAGCGGAGTATTATTTGATTGA
- the LOC116031552 gene encoding phospholipase A1-Igamma1, chloroplastic: MQAIGRHPHSHPSTTGLRRSSHLSATAKGSPVIRAYKDVSFETHKKKRGSNRATKLAESLSNFINLQIETASLAKRNNIVGIDDKADTPLMSPKENISEKWRELHGCKEWEGLLDPLHPWLRREIVKYGEFAQATYDALDFDYYSEYCGSCRFNPHKLFDKLSLRRSGYKVIKYVYAMSQIDMPEWLETSRLVNRWSKDSNWIGFIAVSDDEETRRIGRRDIVVAWRGTVTPTEWYENTQNKLQPVGQGEAKVEQGFLSIYTSKCESTRYNKSSASEQVMRELRNLVDFYNQRGEETSLTITGHSLGGALAVLNAYESAANFPGLPIAVISFASPRVGNIAFRDELYQMGVKTLRVTVKQDLVPRMPGIVFNESLQKFDDFTGTLEWVYTHVGAELKLDVRSSPYLKRGFNFIGIHMLETYLHLVDGFISTSSTFRSDAKRDVALVNKDCDMLVDELRIPPNWYQLANKGMERNCHGRWVRPKRDPEDIPSPTM, translated from the exons ATGCAAGCAATTGGCCGCCACCCACACAGCCACCCTTCAACCACCGGTCTCCGCCGCAGCAGCCATCTTTCCGCCACCGCAAAAGGAAGTCCTGTGATCCGTGCCTACAAAGATGTTTCTTTCGAAACTCACAAGAAGAAGAGGGGCTCAAACCGGGCCACGAAATTAGCCGAATCCTTGTCTAACTTCATCAATCTTCAAATCGAGACGGCTAGTCTTGCCAAGCGGAACAATATCGTGGGCATCGATGACAAGGCAGACACTCCCTTAATGTCCCCCAAGGAAAACATATCGGAGAAATGGCGCGAGCTCCATGGCTGCAAGGAATGGGAAGGCCTTCTCGACCCGCTCCACCCGTGGCTCCGGCGAGAGATCGTCAAGTACGGGGAGTTCGCGCAGGCGACGTACGACGCCCTCGACTTCGACTACTACTCGGAGTATTGTGGGAGTTGCAGGTTCAATCCCCACAAGCTGTTCGACAAATTGTCGCTGAGAAGAAGCGGGTACAAAGTCATAAAGTACGTGTACGCGATGTCGCAGATCGACATGCCGGAGTGGCTGGAGACGTCGCGCTTGGTGAACCGATGGAGCAAAGACTCGAACTGGATCGGGTTCATAGCCGTGAGCGACGACGAAGAAACGCGGCGGATCGGGCGGAGGGACATCGTGGTGGCGTGGCGAGGCACGGTGACGCCGACGGAGTGGTACGAGAACACGCAGAACAAGTTGCAGCCAGTTGGGCAGGGTGAAGCCAAAGTAGAACAGGGATTCCTTAGCATTTACACCTCCAAGTGCGAGTCAACCAG GTACAACAAATCAAGCGCCTCAGAACAGGTCATGCGGGAGCTCCGAAACCTGGTGGACTTCTACAACCAAAGAGGCGAAGAAACCAGCCTAACAATCACCGGCCACAGCCTCGGCGGCGCACTGGCCGTGCTCAACGCCTACGAATCCGCCGCCAACTTCCCCGGCCTCCCCATCGCCGTCATATCCTTCGCCTCCCCCAGAGTCGGCAACATCGCATTCCGCGACGAGCTCTACCAAATGGGGGTCAAAACCCTACGCGTGACGGTGAAACAAGACCTAGTCCCAAGAATGCCGGGAATAGTCTTCAACGAAAGCCTCCAAAAGTTCGACGATTTCACGGGGACACTAGAGTGGGTCTACACGCACGTGGGAGCCGAACTCAAGCTCGACGTCAGATCGTCGCCGTATCTGAAAAGAGGGTTCAATTTCATCGGAATCCATATGCTGGAAACGTACCTTCATCTTGTTGATGGGTTCATAAGCACCAGTTCCACGTTTAGATCCGACGCCAAAAGGGATGTGGCGTTGGTGAACAAGGATTGTGACATGTTGGTAGATGAGCTAAGAATACCGCCCAATTGGTACCAATTAGCCAACAAGGGCATGGAGCGTAATTGCCATGGTAGGTGGGTTAGGCCTAAAAGGGACCCAGAAGACATACCTTCACCGACCATGTAA